In Leptolyngbya sp. KIOST-1, one DNA window encodes the following:
- a CDS encoding AEC family transporter has product MLIQLVPMILVGCIGYGLKRAGVLGPGDAKTIGRLLTHLALPAVILRALATAAIAPDLVYLPLSALLVVLGLTTIAGLRLRWLGWNRARAGALITTFPTFEGGALGYPIMLLAFGEVGLSRIVLFDLAQAIYLLTVVYCLSAWFGQAGVTARAVGTKLARTPFFWAILLGLLLNVLGATDALLLGLLDIVSNGFLLLVLLLVGMEFELQLGEGWRYLLLALAKVGAGLGLGWVATMVFGLDGVERAAVLVGSGLPPSLLTLIFVQENQLDTRFASSFISVAIPLYLVMITALLALPLG; this is encoded by the coding sequence ATGCTTATTCAACTTGTGCCGATGATTTTAGTTGGCTGCATCGGCTATGGGCTAAAACGAGCTGGGGTGCTGGGCCCAGGCGATGCCAAAACCATTGGCCGGTTGCTCACCCATTTGGCCCTGCCGGCGGTCATTCTCAGGGCCCTGGCCACCGCCGCCATAGCGCCTGACCTCGTCTATTTGCCGCTCTCGGCTCTGCTGGTGGTCCTGGGACTGACGACCATAGCCGGCCTCAGACTGCGTTGGCTGGGTTGGAATCGGGCCAGGGCCGGAGCCTTAATCACCACGTTCCCCACCTTTGAGGGGGGTGCCCTGGGCTATCCGATTATGCTGCTGGCCTTTGGTGAGGTAGGGTTGAGCCGAATTGTGTTGTTTGATCTGGCCCAGGCTATTTATCTGCTGACGGTGGTGTACTGCCTGTCGGCCTGGTTTGGCCAGGCCGGGGTGACGGCGCGGGCGGTGGGCACAAAGCTCGCCCGAACGCCGTTTTTTTGGGCCATTCTGCTGGGGCTGCTGCTAAACGTTCTGGGCGCTACCGACGCCCTATTGCTCGGCCTGCTGGATATTGTAAGCAACGGTTTCCTGCTGCTGGTGCTGCTGCTGGTGGGCATGGAGTTTGAGCTGCAGCTGGGGGAAGGCTGGCGGTACCTGCTGCTGGCTCTGGCCAAGGTCGGGGCTGGCCTGGGGTTGGGCTGGGTAGCGACGATGGTCTTTGGCCTGGACGGGGTGGAGCGGGCAGCGGTGCTGGTGGGGTCGGGACTCCCCCCCAGCCTGTTGACGCTGATCTTTGTCCAGGAAAATCAGTTGGATACGCGCTTTGCCAGCAGCTTCATCTCGGTGGCGATACCCCTCTACCTGGTGATGATAACGGCGCTCTTGGCATTGCCGCTGGGATGA
- a CDS encoding pentapeptide repeat-containing protein, producing the protein MPVKHWPWRAIALTALLGLAVTPVVASDQLRQVLISRRCVGCNLSGMVLAGANLEDADLTGANLAGANLSQARLPRAQLPQADLRQANLSQAVISQANLSEADLAGANLDRATLTGSRLVNVHAPGVNLANAEARNSNWSGSDLSDSRMDGASLAQAGLAQANLSRVTLTEGRLYRANLIGARLEEADFTGADLRQVLIRDALVTGANFTDADLLGANVARTDFSTARFCNTRMANGEIDNRDCPTPSP; encoded by the coding sequence ATGCCAGTGAAACATTGGCCCTGGCGGGCGATCGCCCTGACGGCCCTGCTGGGGCTGGCGGTTACGCCAGTGGTCGCCAGCGATCAGCTGCGGCAGGTTTTAATCAGTCGTCGCTGTGTGGGCTGTAACCTCAGTGGTATGGTGCTGGCCGGGGCCAATCTAGAAGACGCTGACTTGACCGGGGCCAACCTGGCCGGGGCCAACCTCAGCCAGGCCCGCCTACCCCGCGCTCAGTTGCCCCAGGCCGACCTGCGCCAGGCCAATCTCAGCCAGGCCGTAATCAGCCAGGCCAACCTGTCGGAGGCTGATCTGGCCGGGGCTAACCTGGACCGAGCGACCCTCACCGGTAGCCGTTTGGTCAATGTCCACGCGCCCGGGGTCAACCTGGCGAATGCTGAAGCCCGCAACAGCAACTGGTCCGGCAGCGACCTCAGCGACAGCCGCATGGATGGCGCCTCCCTGGCCCAGGCGGGCTTGGCCCAGGCCAATCTGAGCCGCGTTACCCTGACCGAGGGTCGCCTTTACCGCGCCAATTTGATCGGAGCCCGGCTGGAGGAGGCCGACTTTACCGGGGCCGACCTGCGGCAGGTGCTGATTCGAGATGCCCTGGTCACCGGTGCCAACTTCACCGACGCCGATCTGCTGGGGGCCAATGTCGCTCGCACCGACTTCAGCACCGCCCGGTTCTGCAACACCCGCATGGCCAACGGCGAGATCGACAACCGGGACTGCCCGACACCCAGCCCCTAG
- a CDS encoding EAL domain-containing protein, whose translation MNEKPTSDSMAVPSSLFLIPYAFLSASSLGDGMLDEVVIDALCAIRLHLDMEVAFISEFSEGYRRFRYVDSALENSPIAVGDSGPLEESYCQRVVDGRLPELIQDASQVPAALDLAVTTALPVGAHLSVPIRLDSGEVYGTFCCFSTRPNFTLGDRDLAIVRLFADFTARQIGREFAAERDRREMTQRVSSVLQAEAFTVVYQPIIDLLRNRVVGVEALTRFWSRPIRSPDIWFAEASQVGYSEQLEIAAIAKALDCLNAIPEDVYLSLNVSPENILNGAIHRVLEGIPLHRIVLEVTEHVAIPDYTQFDEQLSRLRYPPPSAGAEPSAGGDRGLRLAVDDAGAGYASFRHILQLNPDIIKLDIALIRDIDTDTTRRALTAALVGFARETNSLLIAEGIETEAELATLQQLAVNTVQGHLLGYPRPIDETSALF comes from the coding sequence ATGAACGAAAAACCGACGTCTGACTCGATGGCGGTGCCGAGTTCGCTGTTTTTGATTCCCTATGCGTTTTTGTCGGCCTCCAGTCTGGGAGACGGGATGCTCGACGAGGTGGTGATAGATGCGCTGTGTGCGATTCGCCTGCACCTGGACATGGAAGTCGCCTTTATCTCTGAGTTTTCGGAGGGCTATCGGCGCTTTCGCTACGTCGATTCGGCTTTGGAGAACTCGCCCATTGCCGTCGGAGATTCAGGCCCGCTGGAGGAGAGCTACTGCCAGCGGGTGGTCGATGGTCGGTTGCCCGAGCTGATTCAGGACGCCAGTCAGGTACCGGCGGCGTTGGATCTAGCGGTTACCACTGCCCTACCGGTGGGTGCCCACCTGAGCGTGCCCATCCGCCTGGACAGCGGCGAGGTCTACGGCACCTTCTGCTGCTTTAGCACCCGGCCCAACTTTACCCTGGGCGATCGCGACCTGGCCATCGTGCGTCTGTTTGCCGACTTTACCGCCCGCCAGATTGGGCGCGAGTTTGCCGCCGAGCGCGATCGCCGGGAGATGACCCAGCGAGTGTCCTCGGTGCTTCAGGCCGAAGCCTTTACCGTCGTTTACCAGCCCATTATCGACCTGCTGCGCAACCGGGTGGTTGGCGTTGAGGCCCTGACCCGGTTCTGGTCGCGACCGATTCGCAGCCCCGACATCTGGTTTGCCGAAGCCTCCCAGGTGGGCTACAGCGAGCAGCTTGAAATAGCGGCGATCGCCAAAGCGCTGGATTGCCTCAACGCCATTCCCGAGGATGTGTACCTGTCGCTCAACGTTTCGCCTGAGAACATTCTCAACGGCGCCATTCATCGGGTCCTGGAGGGGATCCCCCTCCACCGCATCGTGCTGGAGGTGACCGAACATGTCGCCATCCCGGACTATACCCAGTTTGACGAACAGCTATCCCGCCTGCGCTACCCCCCGCCGTCGGCAGGGGCAGAGCCCAGTGCCGGCGGCGATCGCGGCCTGCGGCTGGCCGTCGACGATGCCGGGGCGGGCTACGCCAGTTTTCGCCACATCCTGCAGCTCAACCCCGACATCATCAAGCTCGACATCGCCCTGATTCGCGACATTGACACCGACACTACCCGACGGGCCCTGACCGCTGCTCTGGTGGGCTTTGCCCGCGAAACCAACAGCCTGCTGATCGCCGAAGGCATCGAAACCGAGGCAGAGCTAGCCACCCTCCAGCAGCTAGCGGTCAATACCGTTCAGGGCCACCTGCTGGGGTATCCCCGTCCCATTGACGAAACCAGTGCCCTATTCTAG
- a CDS encoding glycosyltransferase family 2 protein — MKSSLALFAEPVLATARRLLWLSTWLLWIPVAVYIVALNHNYSLGILQGALLVVSLVGLVVINTETAVVIYSCRRSNPWFNRGLLQRWGPIRPRRRPPSTVARPALTPERLPAQVALPFVSIIVAAYLPNEQDIIEETLLHWLTQVTPPAQGWEIILAYNTPVRLPVETHLQALARRYPALVLLPVAHSHSKAENLNAALQVATGEMTAIFDADHHPAADCLSRAWAWLYQGRYDMVQGRNIVRNAQDNWLTQLIAVEFECIYGVSHYGRSLLADTALFGGSNGYWRTAALRPLGFHPTRLTEDIDITVRSLLKGCRPVHDPAIVTTELAPDNLRGLWLQRQRWSQGWLEVAGLYLGAVLRSPHLDAAQKPYWTLMLLFSQGFYALVWQVVPMLLSIYLSDRDRDLNFENLNLVLMGLLTLSVLLQVAVAMELRPTACTYTRRHGVLYCLLSPIYFWLKALIGMVAVVNHLSGSRVWHVTARTKSKPNRWMLALRGVK, encoded by the coding sequence ATGAAGTCGAGCTTGGCGCTGTTTGCTGAGCCTGTTCTGGCCACGGCCAGGCGGCTACTCTGGTTGAGCACCTGGCTACTGTGGATACCGGTGGCGGTGTACATTGTTGCCCTAAATCACAACTACAGTCTGGGAATTTTGCAGGGGGCGCTGCTGGTGGTCTCCCTGGTTGGACTGGTGGTGATCAATACCGAAACCGCCGTGGTGATCTACAGCTGTCGCCGGTCCAACCCCTGGTTTAACCGGGGGCTGCTGCAGCGCTGGGGCCCTATCCGGCCGCGCCGCCGGCCGCCCTCAACCGTTGCTCGGCCTGCCCTCACCCCCGAGCGGCTGCCCGCCCAGGTTGCCCTGCCGTTTGTCTCTATCATCGTGGCTGCCTACCTGCCCAACGAGCAGGACATTATTGAGGAAACCCTGCTCCACTGGTTGACCCAGGTGACCCCGCCCGCCCAGGGATGGGAAATTATTCTGGCCTACAACACCCCAGTGCGCCTGCCGGTTGAAACCCACCTGCAGGCCCTGGCCCGCCGCTACCCGGCCCTGGTGCTGCTGCCGGTGGCCCACAGCCACTCCAAGGCCGAAAACCTGAACGCGGCGCTGCAGGTGGCCACTGGCGAGATGACCGCCATCTTTGACGCCGATCACCATCCGGCCGCCGACTGCCTCAGCCGGGCCTGGGCCTGGCTCTACCAGGGCCGCTACGACATGGTGCAGGGGCGCAACATCGTCCGCAATGCCCAGGACAACTGGCTGACTCAGCTGATTGCGGTGGAGTTTGAGTGCATCTACGGGGTCAGCCACTACGGCCGATCGCTGCTGGCAGATACCGCGCTGTTTGGCGGCTCCAACGGCTACTGGCGCACTGCGGCCCTGCGCCCCCTGGGCTTTCACCCCACCCGCCTGACCGAGGATATCGACATCACGGTACGGAGCCTGCTGAAGGGCTGCCGCCCGGTGCACGATCCGGCCATTGTCACCACGGAACTGGCCCCTGACAACCTGCGCGGACTGTGGCTGCAGCGCCAGCGCTGGAGCCAGGGCTGGCTGGAGGTGGCCGGGCTGTACCTGGGGGCCGTGCTGCGATCGCCCCACCTGGACGCCGCCCAAAAACCCTACTGGACGCTGATGCTGCTATTCAGCCAGGGATTTTACGCCCTGGTGTGGCAGGTGGTGCCCATGCTGCTCAGCATCTACCTCAGCGATCGCGATCGCGACCTCAACTTCGAGAACCTCAACCTGGTGCTGATGGGCCTACTCACCCTCAGCGTGTTGCTTCAGGTGGCGGTGGCCATGGAGCTGCGCCCCACCGCCTGCACCTACACCCGCCGCCACGGGGTGCTGTACTGCCTGCTGTCGCCCATTTACTTCTGGCTCAAGGCGCTGATTGGCATGGTAGCGGTGGTCAACCACCTCTCCGGCAGCCGGGTCTGGCACGTGACCGCCCGCACCAAGAGCAAGCCCAACCGCTGGATGCTGGCCCTGCGGGGGGTAAAGTGA
- a CDS encoding NAD(P)H-quinone oxidoreductase subunit H, with protein MSIIETKTEPMVLNMGPHHPSMHGVLRLIVTLDGEDVIDCEPVIGYLHRGMEKIAENRTNIMFVPYVSRWDYAAGMFNEAITVNAPEKLADIEVPKRASYIRVIMLELNRIANHLLWLGPFLADVGAQTPFFYIFREREMIYDLWEAATGYRMVNNNYFRIGGVAADLPYGWLDKCIDFCDYFMPKVDEYEKLITNNPIFRRRIEGIGTITRDEAIAWGLSGPMLRGSGVKWDLRKVDHYECYDDFDWEVHYETAGDCMARYQVRIREMRESVKIIRQACAQIPGGPFENLEAKRMAEGPKSEWNSFDYQFIGKKIAPTFKIPAGEHYVRLESGKGELGVFIKGNDTIFPWRFKVRAADFNNLQILPHLLKGVKVADIMAILGSIDIIMGSVDR; from the coding sequence ATGTCAATTATTGAAACCAAGACCGAGCCCATGGTGCTCAACATGGGTCCTCACCACCCCTCGATGCACGGGGTACTGAGGCTGATTGTCACCCTCGACGGCGAAGATGTAATCGACTGCGAGCCGGTAATTGGCTACCTGCATCGGGGCATGGAAAAGATTGCCGAAAACCGCACCAATATTATGTTTGTGCCCTACGTCAGCCGCTGGGACTACGCGGCGGGCATGTTCAACGAGGCCATTACCGTCAACGCCCCCGAAAAGCTAGCCGACATCGAGGTGCCCAAGCGAGCCAGCTATATCCGCGTGATCATGCTGGAGCTGAACCGGATTGCCAACCACCTGCTGTGGCTGGGGCCCTTTCTGGCCGACGTCGGTGCCCAGACCCCCTTCTTCTACATTTTCCGCGAGCGGGAGATGATCTATGACCTGTGGGAGGCGGCCACCGGCTACCGCATGGTCAACAACAACTACTTCCGCATCGGCGGGGTGGCCGCCGACCTCCCCTACGGCTGGCTCGACAAGTGCATCGACTTCTGCGACTACTTCATGCCCAAGGTCGACGAGTACGAAAAGCTGATCACCAACAACCCCATTTTCCGCCGTCGCATCGAAGGAATTGGCACCATCACCCGCGATGAGGCGATCGCCTGGGGGCTGTCTGGCCCGATGCTGCGGGGCTCTGGCGTCAAGTGGGACCTGCGTAAGGTGGACCACTACGAGTGCTACGACGACTTTGACTGGGAGGTGCACTACGAAACCGCTGGCGACTGCATGGCCCGGTACCAGGTGCGGATCCGCGAAATGCGGGAGTCGGTCAAGATCATTCGCCAGGCCTGTGCCCAGATTCCCGGCGGCCCCTTCGAAAACCTGGAGGCCAAGCGCATGGCCGAAGGCCCGAAGTCGGAGTGGAACAGCTTTGACTACCAGTTCATCGGCAAAAAAATCGCTCCCACCTTCAAAATTCCCGCCGGGGAGCACTACGTGCGGCTGGAAAGCGGCAAGGGTGAGCTAGGCGTCTTCATCAAGGGCAACGACACCATTTTCCCCTGGCGGTTCAAGGTGCGCGCCGCTGACTTCAACAACCTGCAAATTTTGCCCCACCTGCTCAAGGGGGTCAAAGTAGCCGACATTATGGCGATTCTGGGCAGCATCGACATCATTATGGGGTCGGTGGATCGCTAG
- a CDS encoding glycoside hydrolase family protein, producing MTSLPSTPSRQLARQRRIRQAKRRRAVTLAVLLLVGVGGLGLRSLPTRSLRQLQRTVWVSHPEPLAMSGGDPYIRALMRTISAAESNINQPYNVLYGGKIIPQLNRHPNICIEIVAGPNRGRCTTAAGRYQFLTGTWQEKARLYHPKSSSWFGAWGDYSFDPESQDLVVYHWLKDTSAWNFDIATALRDGQLDAVLRRLSGTWTSLGYGIESNSMTARLPRIYDNLLREELEQSSSTQLRQ from the coding sequence GTGACCTCTCTCCCCTCTACTCCGTCCCGCCAGCTTGCTCGACAGCGCCGCATTCGGCAGGCCAAACGACGTCGGGCTGTAACCCTCGCTGTTTTGCTGCTGGTGGGAGTGGGGGGCCTGGGCCTGCGATCGCTGCCCACCCGCTCCCTGCGACAGCTGCAAAGAACCGTGTGGGTCAGCCACCCGGAGCCGCTGGCCATGTCTGGCGGCGATCCTTACATTCGGGCGTTGATGCGTACCATCTCGGCGGCTGAGTCCAACATTAACCAGCCCTACAACGTGCTCTACGGCGGGAAAATCATCCCTCAACTCAACCGTCATCCCAATATCTGCATCGAGATTGTGGCTGGTCCCAATCGGGGACGCTGCACTACCGCTGCCGGTCGCTACCAGTTTTTGACCGGCACCTGGCAGGAAAAAGCCCGCCTTTACCATCCCAAATCCTCGAGCTGGTTTGGGGCCTGGGGCGACTACAGCTTTGACCCCGAATCGCAGGATTTGGTGGTCTATCACTGGCTCAAAGATACTTCGGCCTGGAATTTTGACATTGCTACGGCCCTGCGCGATGGCCAACTGGACGCAGTGCTACGGCGCCTCTCTGGCACCTGGACCAGCCTCGGCTACGGAATTGAGTCCAACAGTATGACGGCCCGTTTGCCCCGCATCTATGACAATTTGCTGAGGGAGGAGCTGGAGCAGTCTTCTTCCACTCAGCTGCGCCAGTAG
- the glmS gene encoding glutamine--fructose-6-phosphate transaminase (isomerizing), whose amino-acid sequence MCGIVGYIGTRPAADILMDGLRKLEYRGYDSAGLATVYEGELHCVRAKGKLQNLQDKLDGQANPARLGIGHTRWATHGKPEEYNAHPHRDGSGRLAVVQNGIVENYRELRETLKAQGHQFVSDTDTEVVPHLIAQHLSELGSAEIQGKSPLLEATRRACQELHGAFALAIVSADYPDELVVVRQQAPLVIGFGQGEFFCASDTPAIVPYTRAVLPMENGELASLTPLGVEVYSFGGDRQRKHPITLNWNPIMVEKQGFKHFMLKEIYEQPGVVRTALETYINSAWTPDSANTPLSPIGLGLPDEVLDDLEHLQIVACGTSWHAALVGKYLIEALANLPVMVQYASEFRYSPTPLIPNTLTVGVTQSGETADTLAALEMEQERRAAHPDPRFAPRMVGITNRPESSLARLVPHIIDTHAGIEIGVAATKTFTAQVMAFYFLAIDLAYRRQTLGGDRIEAILNGLHQLPAYIEQVLESQERYIEDLAHDFNETQDFIFLGRGINFPIALEGALKLKEISYIHAEGYPAGEMKHGPIALLDAKVPVVAIAMPGSVYDKVLSNAQEAKARDAQLIGVVPMNDTDAAETFDRLLPVPPIDELLSPIVAVIPLQLLAYHIAARRGLDVDQPRNLAKSVTVE is encoded by the coding sequence ATGTGTGGCATTGTGGGATACATTGGCACCCGGCCCGCCGCCGACATCTTGATGGATGGCCTGCGTAAGCTCGAATATCGCGGCTACGACTCCGCTGGCCTCGCCACCGTGTACGAAGGTGAGCTGCACTGCGTGCGGGCCAAGGGCAAGCTGCAAAACCTCCAGGACAAACTCGACGGCCAGGCCAACCCCGCCCGCCTCGGCATTGGCCACACCCGCTGGGCCACCCACGGCAAGCCCGAGGAGTACAACGCCCACCCCCACCGCGACGGCTCCGGGCGGCTGGCGGTGGTGCAAAACGGCATTGTCGAAAACTACCGCGAGCTGCGGGAGACCCTCAAGGCCCAGGGCCACCAGTTTGTCTCCGATACTGACACTGAGGTGGTGCCCCACCTGATCGCCCAGCACCTCAGCGAGCTTGGCTCCGCCGAGATCCAGGGAAAATCCCCGCTGCTGGAGGCCACTCGCCGCGCCTGCCAGGAGCTGCACGGGGCCTTCGCCCTGGCGATTGTCTCCGCCGACTATCCCGACGAGCTAGTGGTGGTGCGCCAGCAGGCTCCCCTGGTGATTGGCTTTGGCCAGGGCGAGTTTTTCTGCGCCAGCGACACCCCGGCGATCGTGCCCTATACCCGGGCCGTGCTGCCGATGGAAAACGGCGAACTGGCCAGCCTGACGCCATTGGGAGTAGAGGTGTACAGCTTTGGGGGCGATCGCCAGCGCAAGCACCCCATCACCCTGAACTGGAACCCGATCATGGTGGAAAAGCAGGGCTTCAAGCACTTCATGCTCAAAGAAATCTACGAGCAGCCTGGCGTGGTACGCACCGCCCTGGAAACCTACATCAACAGCGCCTGGACGCCGGATAGTGCCAACACCCCCCTCTCCCCCATTGGCCTGGGCCTGCCCGACGAGGTGCTCGACGACCTGGAACACCTGCAAATTGTGGCCTGCGGCACCAGCTGGCACGCCGCCCTGGTGGGCAAATACCTGATCGAAGCGCTGGCCAACCTGCCGGTGATGGTGCAGTACGCCTCCGAGTTTCGCTACTCGCCCACGCCGCTGATTCCCAACACCCTCACCGTGGGCGTCACCCAGTCGGGGGAAACCGCCGACACCCTCGCCGCCCTGGAGATGGAGCAGGAGCGCCGCGCCGCCCACCCCGACCCCCGCTTTGCCCCCCGCATGGTGGGCATCACCAACCGTCCCGAAAGCTCGCTGGCCCGGCTGGTGCCCCACATCATCGACACCCATGCGGGCATTGAGATCGGCGTGGCGGCCACCAAAACCTTCACCGCTCAGGTGATGGCCTTTTACTTCCTGGCCATCGATCTGGCCTACCGCCGCCAGACCCTGGGGGGCGATCGCATCGAGGCCATTCTCAACGGCCTGCACCAGCTGCCCGCCTACATCGAGCAGGTGCTGGAAAGCCAGGAGCGCTACATCGAAGATCTGGCCCACGACTTCAACGAAACCCAGGACTTTATCTTTTTGGGCCGGGGCATCAACTTCCCCATCGCCCTGGAGGGGGCGCTGAAGCTCAAAGAGATCAGCTACATCCACGCCGAGGGCTACCCGGCTGGGGAAATGAAGCACGGCCCCATCGCCCTGCTGGACGCCAAAGTGCCGGTGGTGGCGATCGCCATGCCCGGCAGCGTCTACGACAAAGTGCTCTCCAACGCCCAGGAGGCCAAGGCCCGCGACGCCCAGCTGATCGGCGTGGTGCCCATGAACGACACCGATGCCGCCGAAACCTTCGATCGGCTGCTGCCGGTGCCCCCGATAGACGAGCTGCTGTCGCCGATCGTGGCGGTGATTCCGCTCCAGCTGCTGGCCTACCACATCGCCGCCCGGCGCGGTCTGGACGTTGACCAGCCCCGCAACCTGGCCAAAAGCGTGACCGTAGAATAG
- a CDS encoding DUF3685 domain-containing protein — translation MTTAPLRLMLVDEDPVFRLGLRIWLEQTAGYSVVAEATRADDTLAILTSRTDPAEREASPAEGWAPEPPPAWAEAWDQADPPRPDLDLVILDLGLGAGQPDQLPGLQLCADIKARYPTLPVLVLSAQAEPVLEAAARQMGADGFAPRSLAVAELGALIQQLGSPPQPAQPDPLPTAPGPAPELSPRVTLTERPDPGALRSRNALVALRLNLRRSSVRQIEAAMAQIEAEQRRGRGTLLEEAVLSGRYRELRAARWLMCRLLATPGETERTAARPGQGDLPGTEMRRDGLVSTAAPPRLARPPQQAAGPQEDALAVATADRLALNQSDLATLIFEQVFKKFQGQLNNTSGIPLETDILRDDKKRELFYLVLRKVEDSLDSLRQAGVLPGQLGEKSSLVLQDLWQATITDFFGRYYTLQVGNLEQPVVPTLVGEAPVVKAAILDRIPLVPELLGHLLFNESLMVDGGIYEAASPDAMARSQILLEHLLIQLANAVVQPVLNHFADVELLKKNLYHRRLITSRDIERFRNDLSWRYRWDGLINEPKAIFESQHRLFVLTERGLQSETIYSPRRDELEQLSGVQRAVTLAVEARDAIAPRFRSTVSLVGSGIVYVLTDVIGRGIGLIGRGILRGVGGAWRDPRYRRDRQDSDLRD, via the coding sequence ATGACAACTGCTCCCCTGCGCCTGATGCTGGTAGACGAAGACCCGGTCTTTCGCCTGGGCCTGCGGATCTGGCTGGAGCAAACTGCCGGGTACAGCGTTGTGGCCGAGGCCACCCGGGCTGACGATACCTTGGCCATTTTGACCAGCCGCACCGATCCCGCCGAGCGCGAGGCTTCCCCCGCCGAGGGCTGGGCACCCGAACCGCCCCCGGCCTGGGCCGAGGCCTGGGACCAGGCCGACCCACCCCGCCCCGACCTCGACCTGGTAATTCTCGATCTGGGCCTGGGGGCGGGGCAACCCGACCAGCTGCCCGGATTACAGCTCTGTGCCGACATCAAGGCCCGCTACCCCACCCTGCCCGTGCTGGTGCTCAGCGCCCAGGCCGAGCCAGTGCTGGAGGCCGCCGCCCGCCAGATGGGTGCCGACGGCTTTGCCCCCCGCAGCCTGGCCGTCGCCGAGCTGGGGGCTTTGATTCAGCAGTTGGGGTCGCCCCCTCAGCCTGCCCAGCCCGACCCACTGCCCACTGCCCCCGGCCCAGCCCCCGAGCTCTCGCCCAGGGTGACCCTGACTGAGCGACCCGACCCCGGCGCCTTGCGATCGCGCAATGCCCTCGTGGCCCTGCGCCTCAACCTCAGGCGATCGTCAGTGCGGCAAATTGAGGCGGCCATGGCCCAGATTGAAGCTGAACAGCGGCGGGGGCGAGGGACGCTGCTGGAGGAGGCCGTGCTGTCGGGGCGCTACCGAGAGCTGCGGGCGGCCCGCTGGCTGATGTGCAGGTTGCTGGCCACCCCCGGCGAAACCGAGCGGACGGCGGCGAGGCCAGGGCAAGGCGACCTTCCTGGAACCGAGATGCGCCGGGACGGGCTGGTGTCCACCGCCGCTCCCCCCCGCCTGGCCCGCCCCCCCCAGCAAGCGGCAGGTCCCCAGGAGGACGCCCTGGCGGTGGCGACCGCCGACCGCCTTGCCCTCAACCAGAGCGACCTGGCCACCCTGATCTTTGAGCAGGTATTTAAAAAATTTCAGGGGCAGCTCAACAACACCAGCGGAATTCCCCTGGAAACCGACATTTTGCGCGACGACAAGAAGCGGGAGCTATTTTACCTGGTGCTGCGCAAGGTCGAAGACAGCCTCGACAGCCTGCGTCAGGCCGGAGTGCTGCCCGGTCAGCTGGGCGAAAAGAGTTCCCTGGTGCTGCAGGATCTGTGGCAGGCCACCATCACCGACTTCTTTGGCCGCTACTACACCCTCCAGGTGGGCAACCTGGAGCAGCCGGTGGTGCCGACCCTGGTGGGGGAGGCCCCGGTGGTGAAGGCCGCCATTCTCGATCGCATCCCCCTGGTGCCCGAGCTGCTGGGGCACCTGCTGTTTAACGAATCGCTGATGGTGGACGGGGGCATCTACGAAGCCGCCAGCCCCGATGCCATGGCCCGCAGCCAGATCCTGCTGGAGCATCTGCTGATTCAGCTGGCCAATGCCGTGGTGCAGCCGGTGCTCAACCACTTTGCCGACGTGGAACTGTTGAAGAAAAACCTCTACCACCGCCGCCTGATCACCAGCCGCGACATCGAGCGCTTCCGCAACGATCTGTCCTGGCGCTACCGTTGGGACGGGCTGATCAACGAGCCCAAGGCCATTTTTGAAAGCCAGCACCGCCTGTTTGTGCTCACCGAGCGCGGCCTCCAGAGCGAGACCATTTACTCGCCCCGGCGCGACGAACTGGAGCAGCTGTCGGGGGTGCAGCGGGCGGTCACCCTGGCGGTGGAGGCCCGCGACGCGATCGCCCCCCGGTTTCGCTCGACGGTATCGCTGGTGGGCAGCGGCATTGTCTACGTCCTCACCGACGTGATCGGGCGGGGCATTGGACTGATTGGGCGCGGCATTTTGCGCGGCGTAGGCGGGGCCTGGCGCGACCCCCGCTACCGCCGCGATCGCCAGGATAGTGACCTGCGAGACTAG